The Austwickia sp. genome includes a region encoding these proteins:
- a CDS encoding AMP-binding protein, protein MAEQIPAHLSYDRGDAEAPLLEETIGANLERTVAAHGDREALVEVWSGRRWTWADFDRDVNLLARGLMARGIEVGDRVGVWSPNRAEWTIFQYALARIGAILVNVNPAYRTHELEYVVEQSGMKALLSATTYKSSEYRKMVEIVAPKIASLERVAFFDDPSYQQILDAAAEVSEEALRERSASLKAEDPINIQYTSGTTGFPKGATLSHRNILNNGFFVGEMLHYTEADRVCIPVPFYHCFGMVMGNLACTSHGATMVIPAPTFDPEATMVAVAQERCTSLYGVPTMFIAELGLPGFADYDLSSLRTGIMAGSPCPIEVMKRVINEMHMGEVAINYGMTETSPVSTSTRRDDDLRLRTETVGRVMPHLEIKVVDPATGEPVGRGQTGEFCTKGYSVMIGYWNDVEKTQEAVDVDGWMHTGDLAVMDENGYCSIVGRIKDMVIRGGENIYPREIEEFLYLHPDVADVQVIGVPDVKYGEELMAWIIVREGHQAPTQDDIKEFCTGKLAHYKVPRYVHVVDSFPMTVTGKIRKIEMREEAVRLLHLEQAAAIKHA, encoded by the coding sequence ATGGCCGAGCAGATCCCCGCCCACCTCTCCTACGACCGCGGCGACGCCGAGGCGCCTCTCCTGGAGGAGACCATCGGCGCGAACCTGGAGCGCACCGTGGCCGCGCACGGCGACCGCGAGGCCCTCGTCGAGGTGTGGTCGGGGCGGCGCTGGACCTGGGCCGACTTCGACCGGGACGTGAACCTGCTGGCCCGGGGCTTGATGGCGCGCGGCATCGAGGTCGGCGACCGGGTGGGGGTGTGGTCGCCGAACCGGGCGGAGTGGACGATCTTCCAGTACGCGCTGGCCAGGATCGGCGCCATCCTCGTCAACGTCAACCCGGCGTATCGGACCCACGAGCTGGAATACGTCGTGGAGCAGTCGGGAATGAAGGCGCTGCTGTCGGCGACGACGTACAAGAGCAGCGAATACCGCAAGATGGTCGAGATCGTCGCCCCCAAGATCGCCAGCCTGGAGCGGGTCGCGTTCTTCGACGACCCCTCCTACCAGCAGATTCTCGACGCGGCCGCGGAGGTCTCCGAGGAGGCGCTGCGTGAGCGGTCCGCCTCGCTGAAGGCCGAGGACCCGATCAACATCCAGTACACCTCGGGCACGACCGGCTTCCCCAAGGGCGCCACGCTGAGCCACCGCAACATCCTCAACAACGGCTTCTTCGTCGGCGAGATGCTGCACTACACCGAGGCCGACCGGGTGTGCATCCCGGTGCCCTTCTACCACTGCTTCGGCATGGTCATGGGCAACCTCGCGTGCACCTCGCACGGCGCGACCATGGTGATCCCCGCCCCCACGTTCGACCCGGAGGCGACGATGGTGGCGGTGGCGCAGGAGCGGTGCACGAGCCTGTACGGCGTGCCGACGATGTTCATCGCCGAGTTGGGGCTGCCCGGATTCGCCGACTACGACCTGTCCAGCCTGCGCACCGGGATCATGGCGGGCTCGCCCTGCCCCATCGAGGTGATGAAGCGGGTCATCAACGAGATGCACATGGGCGAGGTGGCGATCAACTACGGCATGACCGAGACCTCGCCGGTCTCGACCTCGACCCGCCGGGACGACGACCTGCGGCTGCGCACCGAGACCGTCGGCCGGGTCATGCCGCACCTGGAGATCAAGGTCGTCGACCCGGCCACCGGCGAGCCCGTCGGGCGCGGCCAGACCGGCGAGTTCTGCACCAAGGGTTACTCGGTGATGATCGGCTACTGGAACGACGTCGAGAAGACCCAGGAGGCCGTCGACGTCGACGGCTGGATGCACACCGGCGACCTGGCCGTCATGGACGAGAACGGCTACTGCTCGATCGTCGGCCGGATCAAGGACATGGTCATCCGCGGCGGCGAGAACATCTACCCGCGCGAGATCGAGGAGTTCCTCTACCTGCACCCGGACGTCGCGGACGTGCAGGTCATCGGCGTGCCGGACGTGAAGTACGGCGAGGAGCTGATGGCCTGGATCATCGTGCGGGAGGGGCATCAGGCGCCCACCCAGGACGACATCAAGGAGTTCTGCACGGGCAAGCTGGCGCACTACAAGGTGCCGCGCTACGTGCACGTGGTCGACAGCTTCCCGATGACCGTGACCGGCAAGATCCGCAAGATCGAGATGCGCGAGGAGGCCGTCCGGCTGCTGCACCTGGAGCAGGCGGCGGCGATCAAGCACGCCTGA
- a CDS encoding MFS transporter, translated as MRAGPTFSSLAERNYRLFFAGALASNAGTWMARTAQSWLVLVELTEHSSSALGYVTAAQFLPMLVLAPWAGLIADRFAKRRVLVVTQLGMGLMQGLLAVLTLAHVVTLPQVYVLSFLTGAFAAVDAPARQAFVSEVVGPDLLPNAVGLNSANFNAARLIGPALAGLLIAVVGTGWVLAINALSYVAIIVSLTRMDPRRLFPSPAARGKGQIREGIAYVAARGDILLILAIVFLQGTFGMNFQMTTALMATTVFHKGPGEFGLLGSIMAVGSLTAALLVARRQNPRLRTVLVALAAFAVTMVAAALAPTYEAFAVLLIPVGLAAMTILPTCNSLVQLSVEPEMRGRVMAIYLAIFMGGTPLGSPLLGWIGDAWGARWTLLVGAAAALLALAGSLGYLVGYRGVRVRYRRGQSPHLVVAARPARPIPPPEPLPEITQ; from the coding sequence GTGAGGGCAGGGCCGACCTTCTCCTCGCTGGCCGAGCGCAACTACCGGCTGTTCTTCGCCGGCGCCCTCGCCTCCAACGCGGGCACCTGGATGGCGCGCACGGCGCAGAGCTGGCTCGTGCTCGTCGAGCTGACCGAGCACTCCTCGAGCGCCCTGGGCTACGTCACCGCCGCCCAGTTCCTCCCCATGCTGGTGTTGGCCCCGTGGGCGGGCCTGATCGCGGACCGGTTTGCCAAGCGGCGCGTCCTGGTGGTCACCCAGTTGGGCATGGGGTTGATGCAGGGGCTGCTCGCCGTCCTCACGCTGGCCCACGTCGTCACGCTGCCGCAGGTCTATGTCCTGTCGTTCCTCACCGGCGCGTTCGCCGCCGTCGACGCCCCGGCCCGGCAGGCCTTCGTGAGCGAAGTCGTCGGGCCGGACCTGCTGCCCAACGCCGTGGGGCTGAATTCCGCGAACTTCAACGCCGCCCGCCTCATCGGCCCCGCCCTCGCCGGGCTGCTCATCGCCGTCGTCGGCACCGGCTGGGTGTTGGCCATCAACGCGCTCTCCTATGTGGCCATCATCGTGTCGCTGACCCGCATGGACCCACGGCGGCTCTTCCCCTCGCCCGCGGCCCGCGGGAAGGGTCAGATCCGGGAGGGCATCGCGTACGTCGCAGCCCGTGGCGACATCCTGCTCATCCTCGCGATCGTGTTTCTCCAGGGCACCTTCGGCATGAACTTCCAGATGACGACGGCGCTGATGGCCACGACGGTCTTCCACAAGGGGCCCGGGGAGTTCGGGCTGCTGGGCTCGATCATGGCGGTCGGATCCCTCACCGCCGCGCTCCTCGTGGCGCGGCGCCAGAACCCGCGCCTGCGGACCGTTCTCGTCGCGCTGGCCGCCTTCGCGGTCACCATGGTCGCTGCCGCGCTCGCCCCGACGTACGAGGCCTTCGCCGTCCTGCTCATCCCCGTCGGCCTGGCCGCGATGACGATCCTGCCGACCTGCAATTCCCTTGTGCAGCTGAGCGTGGAGCCGGAGATGCGCGGCCGGGTGATGGCGATCTACCTGGCCATCTTCATGGGTGGTACGCCGCTGGGGTCCCCGCTGCTCGGATGGATCGGCGACGCCTGGGGAGCCAGGTGGACCCTCCTGGTGGGGGCGGCGGCCGCGCTGCTCGCGCTGGCCGGTTCGCTGGGGTACCTCGTCGGCTACCGCGGCGTGCGGGTGCGCTACCGTCGCGGACAGAGTCCCCACCTCGTGGTGGCGGCCCGTCCGGCCCGACCGATCCCGCCGCCGGAGCCGTTGCCCGAGATCACCCAGTGA
- a CDS encoding DUF3027 domain-containing protein — protein MVTKQDAVLAAAVDDARAAAVQIAEPGTVGDHLGVRMEGERLATHLFACTAPAYRGWTWAVTIARVPRAKHVTICETHLVPGQDALLAPAWLPYAQRLAPGDLGVGDVLPFIEEDQNLEPGFEATGEEDVDRMAFFELGLGRPRVLSAEGRDKAAQRWYDGTHGPHSAIAEKARERCTSCGYYVPMAGALRALFGVCANAWSPSDGQVVSLDHGCGAHSETDVTPAPPVPVGPPIVDEMTWDVLADEPV, from the coding sequence ATGGTGACCAAGCAGGACGCCGTACTGGCCGCGGCCGTCGATGACGCCCGCGCCGCTGCGGTGCAGATCGCGGAGCCGGGCACGGTCGGCGATCACCTCGGCGTGCGGATGGAGGGCGAGCGCCTCGCCACCCACCTGTTCGCCTGCACTGCGCCGGCGTACCGCGGCTGGACGTGGGCGGTCACCATCGCCCGGGTGCCGCGCGCCAAGCACGTGACGATCTGCGAGACCCACCTGGTGCCCGGGCAGGATGCGCTGCTGGCGCCCGCCTGGTTGCCGTACGCGCAGCGGCTCGCCCCCGGCGACCTGGGCGTCGGCGACGTGCTGCCGTTCATCGAGGAGGATCAGAACCTCGAACCGGGCTTCGAGGCCACCGGCGAGGAGGACGTCGACCGCATGGCGTTCTTCGAGCTCGGGCTCGGCAGGCCGCGGGTCCTGTCGGCGGAGGGCCGCGACAAGGCGGCGCAGCGGTGGTACGACGGCACGCACGGCCCGCACAGCGCCATCGCGGAGAAGGCACGGGAGCGCTGTACGTCGTGTGGCTACTACGTGCCGATGGCCGGCGCCCTGCGCGCCCTCTTCGGGGTGTGCGCCAATGCCTGGTCACCCAGCGATGGCCAGGTCGTGAGCCTAGACCACGGCTGTGGGGCGCACAGCGAGACCGACGTCACGCCGGCCCCGCCGGTGCCGGTGGGGCCGCCCATCGTCGACGAGATGACCTGGGACGTCCTGGCGGACGAGCCGGTCTGA
- a CDS encoding cold shock domain-containing protein, with translation MPTGKVKFFDEGKGFGFVSDDSGGDDVFVPAKSLPEGVATLKPGTKLEYSIAAGKRGTQAMQVKVLEAPVSVAAAQHAKHRRSAEEMTVITEDLIKMLDRLSNSFRRGHYPDRKEAEKVAAVLRAVAGHLDGE, from the coding sequence GTGCCCACTGGCAAGGTGAAGTTCTTCGACGAAGGGAAGGGCTTCGGCTTCGTGTCCGACGACTCCGGCGGCGACGACGTCTTCGTCCCGGCGAAGTCGCTGCCCGAGGGGGTGGCCACACTCAAGCCGGGGACCAAGCTGGAATACAGCATCGCGGCGGGCAAGCGGGGCACCCAGGCGATGCAGGTCAAGGTCCTGGAGGCGCCGGTGTCGGTGGCCGCCGCGCAGCACGCCAAGCACCGCCGGTCCGCCGAGGAGATGACGGTCATCACCGAGGACCTCATCAAGATGCTGGACCGCCTCAGCAACAGTTTCCGCCGCGGGCACTATCCCGACCGCAAGGAGGCCGAGAAGGTCGCCGCGGTGCTGCGCGCCGTGGCCGGACACCTCGACGGTGAGTGA
- a CDS encoding DNA alkylation repair protein: MPADLALVEALRAALAAHADPAKAAEQQRYMKSAMPYYGLGLPLTRSVTRPILRGYAPPGRAGHEATVRALWDGAGHREEWYVAIALARHRAAAPWQDVASLDLCRHLVVTGAWWDVVDEIAAHLVGGVLAGHRAAATPILADWARGPDLWLRRTAVLAQLRHGRDTDTDFLRSAIEANVADSSFWLRKATGWALRQYARTDPDWVRAEVARLGPRLAPLSRREALKHLR, encoded by the coding sequence GTGCCCGCCGACCTGGCCCTCGTCGAGGCCCTGCGCGCGGCGCTGGCGGCGCACGCCGACCCGGCGAAGGCGGCCGAGCAACAGCGCTACATGAAGTCGGCGATGCCCTACTACGGGCTGGGCCTGCCCCTGACCCGCTCCGTCACCCGGCCCATCCTGCGCGGCTACGCCCCGCCCGGCCGTGCCGGTCACGAGGCGACGGTGCGCGCGCTCTGGGACGGCGCGGGGCATCGGGAGGAGTGGTACGTCGCCATCGCCCTGGCCCGGCATCGCGCGGCCGCCCCCTGGCAGGACGTGGCCTCCCTCGACCTCTGCCGCCACCTGGTCGTCACCGGGGCGTGGTGGGACGTGGTGGACGAGATCGCCGCGCACCTGGTCGGCGGGGTCCTCGCCGGCCATCGCGCGGCGGCGACCCCGATCCTCGCCGACTGGGCTCGGGGGCCGGACCTGTGGCTACGACGTACGGCCGTGCTCGCCCAGCTGCGCCACGGCCGGGACACCGACACCGACTTCCTGCGCTCGGCGATCGAGGCGAACGTCGCCGATTCCTCGTTCTGGCTGCGCAAGGCGACCGGGTGGGCGCTGCGGCAGTACGCCCGCACCGACCCGGACTGGGTCCGGGCCGAGGTGGCCCGGCTCGGCCCGCGCCTGGCGCCGCTGTCGCGCCGCGAGGCGCTCAAGCACCTCCGTTAA
- a CDS encoding C40 family peptidase: MSTSAQGRHRASGRLNPVHSLSAALVRGARPALTATASVAAAGGMVAALSGPASAAPAAPQAPSSESVVLSGISSARVSYGLQLVNPAPAVAPAKTTFKTVTVANRQRPAATVAATTTTTTTTARTATATAAPAARVSTVAANVGAAPAPARGVLGIAAGLSGIPYSWGGTSTGGFDCSGYTQYVFRQAGISLPRTAGAQRAATRYISRASAVPGDLVFFGTYHVGIYAGGNMMYDSPSSGGTTGLHSIWSSDVTFGRVG; the protein is encoded by the coding sequence GTGTCCACATCTGCTCAGGGGCGCCACCGCGCCTCCGGTCGCCTGAATCCCGTTCATTCCCTGTCGGCGGCCCTGGTGCGCGGTGCCCGTCCGGCGCTGACCGCCACCGCCTCGGTCGCCGCCGCGGGTGGCATGGTGGCCGCCCTGTCCGGCCCCGCCAGCGCCGCACCCGCCGCCCCGCAGGCTCCGTCCTCGGAGTCGGTCGTTCTCTCCGGCATCAGCTCTGCTCGGGTCTCCTACGGACTGCAGTTGGTCAACCCGGCCCCTGCCGTGGCCCCGGCGAAGACCACCTTCAAGACCGTGACCGTCGCGAACCGTCAGCGGCCGGCCGCCACCGTGGCCGCGACCACCACGACGACAACCACGACGGCGCGCACCGCGACCGCGACCGCCGCTCCGGCCGCGCGCGTCAGCACCGTCGCCGCCAACGTCGGTGCGGCTCCGGCCCCCGCCCGCGGGGTCCTCGGCATCGCCGCCGGCCTGTCCGGCATCCCCTACTCGTGGGGTGGCACCAGCACGGGCGGCTTCGACTGCTCCGGCTACACCCAGTACGTCTTCCGCCAGGCGGGCATCTCCCTGCCGCGCACCGCGGGCGCCCAGCGCGCCGCGACGCGGTACATCTCCCGCGCCAGCGCCGTGCCCGGCGACTTGGTCTTCTTCGGCACGTACCACGTGGGCATCTACGCCGGCGGCAACATGATGTACGACTCGCCGTCCTCCGGGGGCACCACCGGTCTGCACAGCATCTGGAGCAGCGACGTGACCTTCGGTCGGGTCGGCTGA
- a CDS encoding DUF2530 domain-containing protein, whose protein sequence is MTARASREWRPDPEPLRWPATRVLGSLLPLWALGLLVTLVVPDLHNGDRSWWPWCCVAGLVLGALGYLYLRRGRGNAADA, encoded by the coding sequence ATGACCGCGCGGGCCTCTCGGGAGTGGCGACCGGACCCGGAGCCCCTGCGCTGGCCGGCGACCCGGGTGCTGGGCTCGCTGCTGCCGCTGTGGGCGCTCGGGCTGCTGGTCACGCTCGTCGTCCCCGACCTGCACAACGGGGACCGCTCGTGGTGGCCGTGGTGCTGCGTGGCCGGGCTGGTGCTGGGCGCGCTGGGCTACCTCTACCTGCGCCGCGGCCGCGGCAACGCCGCCGACGCCTGA
- a CDS encoding MarR family transcriptional regulator codes for MTPDREDDHAASPLDHADPRAAAAAPDPLDRPSETAGDLDELARLGLDLRLACQRIARRVRYESTPFSVAPHQLAVLARLEDGPLPPGEIADLERVSAPSMTRTVNRLVDAGYADRTKHPTDGRVVLICLSDTGRALIDEARHRQDLWVTSRLRQLGEEDLATVADVVRVLTRVAAL; via the coding sequence ATGACCCCCGACCGCGAGGACGACCACGCCGCGTCGCCGCTGGACCACGCCGATCCCCGTGCGGCCGCCGCTGCGCCCGACCCGCTGGATCGCCCCTCGGAGACCGCGGGCGATCTCGATGAACTCGCGCGCCTCGGGCTCGATCTGCGGCTCGCCTGTCAGCGCATCGCGCGCCGGGTGCGGTACGAGTCCACGCCGTTCTCGGTCGCCCCGCACCAGCTGGCGGTCCTGGCCCGGCTAGAGGACGGTCCGTTGCCGCCGGGGGAGATCGCCGACCTCGAACGGGTCAGCGCGCCGAGCATGACGCGCACGGTGAACCGGCTCGTCGACGCCGGCTACGCCGACCGCACCAAGCACCCCACGGATGGTCGCGTCGTCCTGATCTGCCTGTCCGACACCGGGCGGGCTCTCATCGACGAGGCCCGACACCGCCAGGACCTGTGGGTGACCTCTCGGCTGCGTCAGCTCGGCGAGGAGGACCTGGCGACCGTCGCGGACGTCGTCCGCGTGCTCACCCGCGTCGCCGCCCTGTGA
- a CDS encoding helicase-associated domain-containing protein, whose product MARSLADDLRGRSDADLATLLAARPDLTRPRPADVTSLAARAATGASLTRAVDGLDAGALAVLEALVVAGDPVELDWAAELLGLTPEALEAPLTGLWGRGLLWRGEDGLHVPRAAAEALGPYVAGLAPAGPDGRAGLARAGPDSPDGRAGHAGAEPADRAAVAAAAQALATATDEHRSIVERLAWGPPVGTVGSAAWGERLEPLLAAGLLQRRGPGEVIMPRAAALALRGGRLHRAVELAPPPVPVRAVPTERVDAGAGAAAADLLAMIDELAALWGPEPPRVLRAGGLAVADLRATAQALDLELPHAAFVIEVAYAAGLVDDDGELDPVWAPTAAYDDWQQSEAPRRWLELAQAWLATTRAPALVGHRRDPKASAINALSEGAATAWGRAVRHDVLALLADVAPGAAPDEAAILDRLRWARPRRATEVLGDLARAALAEAAWLGLTGYGALGSAGRALVTGAADDDVEAALTLPLPVEHVLLQADLTAVAPGRLEGRLATFLRLAADVESRGGATVYRFTPASLRRPLDAGWDAQQLLDALAGASSTGVPQPLSYLVTDVARRHGGLRVGTATAYVRSDDHVAIDDLVERRDLAAYRLRRLAPGVAVAPVAPNVLLNALRDAGLLPVAEGPEGGMVLPAATHHRARTRRGRHTQPGMPRHVGGLGGGPGPGAAADAIEETVAALRAGEEDLRRSEAHREGLAREPLRELDPAALAAALRDAAAAEQTVWIAVVDAAGTPRRVRLRPERVEGGRVYGEADAGPGRSYSLHRISAVGPAQ is encoded by the coding sequence GTGGCCCGCAGCCTCGCCGATGACCTGCGCGGTCGCAGCGACGCCGACCTGGCGACCCTGTTGGCGGCGCGCCCGGACCTGACCCGGCCCCGGCCCGCGGACGTGACGTCGCTGGCCGCCCGGGCCGCGACCGGGGCAAGCCTGACGCGCGCCGTCGACGGCCTCGACGCGGGCGCGCTCGCCGTCCTGGAGGCCCTCGTCGTGGCGGGCGACCCGGTCGAGCTGGACTGGGCGGCAGAGCTTCTCGGGTTGACGCCCGAAGCGCTCGAGGCGCCGCTGACCGGGCTGTGGGGCCGGGGCCTGCTGTGGCGCGGCGAGGATGGTCTGCACGTCCCGCGCGCGGCGGCCGAGGCGCTGGGACCGTACGTGGCGGGGCTGGCTCCAGCGGGTCCCGACGGCCGCGCCGGTCTCGCCCGCGCCGGGCCCGACAGCCCCGACGGCCGCGCCGGCCACGCCGGCGCCGAGCCCGCCGACCGGGCCGCGGTGGCCGCCGCGGCGCAGGCCCTGGCCACGGCGACCGACGAACACCGAAGCATCGTCGAGCGGCTGGCCTGGGGCCCACCCGTCGGCACGGTCGGGAGCGCCGCGTGGGGCGAGCGCCTGGAGCCGCTGCTGGCGGCCGGCCTGCTGCAGCGCCGAGGACCGGGCGAGGTGATCATGCCGCGCGCCGCGGCGCTCGCGCTCCGCGGCGGCCGCCTGCATCGCGCCGTCGAGCTGGCGCCCCCGCCGGTGCCGGTGCGTGCGGTGCCGACCGAGCGCGTCGACGCCGGAGCTGGGGCGGCCGCCGCCGACCTCCTGGCGATGATCGACGAGCTCGCGGCCCTCTGGGGGCCGGAGCCGCCCCGGGTGTTGCGGGCCGGCGGCCTGGCCGTGGCGGACCTGCGCGCCACGGCCCAGGCCCTCGACCTGGAGCTGCCCCACGCCGCCTTCGTGATCGAGGTGGCCTATGCGGCCGGCCTCGTCGACGACGACGGCGAGCTGGACCCGGTCTGGGCGCCGACCGCGGCGTACGACGATTGGCAACAGTCCGAGGCGCCCCGCCGCTGGCTGGAGCTCGCCCAGGCCTGGCTGGCGACGACGCGCGCCCCCGCGCTGGTGGGTCACCGGCGCGACCCCAAGGCCTCGGCGATCAACGCCCTGTCGGAGGGCGCGGCCACGGCGTGGGGGCGCGCCGTTCGCCACGACGTCCTGGCCCTGCTCGCGGACGTCGCGCCCGGTGCCGCCCCCGACGAGGCGGCGATCCTCGACCGGCTGCGTTGGGCGCGCCCGCGCCGCGCGACGGAGGTGTTGGGCGACCTCGCCCGGGCGGCGCTGGCCGAGGCGGCCTGGCTGGGCCTCACGGGGTACGGGGCGCTGGGCTCCGCCGGCCGCGCCCTGGTCACCGGTGCGGCCGACGACGACGTCGAGGCCGCCCTGACGCTGCCCCTGCCGGTCGAGCATGTGCTGCTGCAGGCCGATCTGACCGCCGTCGCGCCGGGCCGGCTCGAGGGCCGGCTGGCGACGTTCCTGCGGTTGGCCGCGGACGTCGAGTCCCGCGGCGGCGCCACCGTGTACCGGTTCACGCCCGCGAGCCTGCGACGGCCGCTCGATGCCGGATGGGATGCCCAACAGCTGCTCGACGCGCTGGCGGGGGCCAGCAGCACGGGCGTTCCCCAGCCACTGTCGTACCTGGTCACGGACGTCGCCCGACGGCACGGCGGCCTGCGGGTGGGGACCGCGACGGCGTACGTGCGCAGCGACGACCACGTCGCCATCGACGACCTGGTCGAGCGGCGCGATCTCGCGGCGTACCGGCTGCGCCGCCTCGCCCCCGGCGTCGCCGTCGCGCCGGTCGCCCCGAACGTGCTGTTGAACGCCCTGCGCGACGCCGGGCTCCTGCCCGTCGCGGAGGGGCCGGAGGGGGGCATGGTGCTCCCGGCGGCGACGCACCACCGGGCCCGGACGCGGCGGGGCCGGCACACCCAGCCGGGGATGCCGCGGCACGTCGGGGGCCTCGGTGGAGGCCCCGGCCCGGGGGCCGCGGCGGACGCGATCGAGGAGACGGTCGCCGCGCTGCGCGCGGGTGAGGAGGATCTGCGCCGGTCGGAGGCCCACCGGGAGGGGCTGGCGCGCGAGCCGCTGCGCGAACTCGACCCGGCCGCGCTCGCGGCGGCGCTGCGGGACGCCGCCGCGGCCGAGCAGACGGTGTGGATCGCGGTGGTGGACGCGGCCGGCACGCCGCGCCGCGTCCGGTTGCGTCCGGAGCGGGTCGAGGGGGGCCGGGTGTACGGCGAGGCCGATGCGGGACCCGGCCGGTCCTACTCGCTGCACCGCATCAGCGCCGTGGGCCCCGCCCAGTGA
- a CDS encoding metal-dependent transcriptional regulator, whose amino-acid sequence MTELIDTTEMYLRIIFELEEEGTPVLRARIVDRIGHSGPTVSQTVARMERDGLLSVQPDRSLLLSDEGRLRATRVMRKHRLAERLLVDVIGLEYEHVHAEACRWEHVMSDRVERKILELLDERRQSPYGNPIPGLAELGITPDHEMRSVVVPLAELDGAGECRVEVRRVGEPVQHDAALLSLLQEAGAVPGQRVDVLAQGGRWHIAGAEATVEVSREVAAQVWVTLPRPLGHL is encoded by the coding sequence GTGACGGAGCTCATCGACACCACGGAGATGTACCTGCGGATCATCTTCGAACTCGAAGAGGAGGGCACCCCGGTCCTGCGCGCCCGCATCGTCGACCGGATCGGTCACTCCGGCCCGACCGTCTCGCAGACCGTGGCGCGCATGGAGCGCGACGGCCTGCTGTCCGTCCAGCCCGACCGCAGCCTGCTGCTTTCCGACGAGGGTCGCCTTCGGGCCACTCGGGTGATGCGCAAGCACCGGTTGGCCGAGCGGCTGCTGGTCGACGTCATCGGGTTGGAATACGAACACGTGCACGCCGAGGCCTGTCGCTGGGAGCACGTGATGAGCGACCGGGTGGAGCGCAAGATCCTGGAGCTGCTCGACGAGCGCCGGCAGAGTCCCTACGGCAACCCGATCCCCGGCCTGGCCGAGCTGGGCATCACGCCGGACCACGAGATGCGCTCGGTCGTCGTGCCCCTGGCCGAGCTCGACGGCGCGGGTGAGTGCCGCGTCGAGGTACGCCGGGTGGGCGAGCCCGTGCAACACGACGCCGCGCTGCTGAGCCTTCTGCAGGAGGCGGGTGCCGTCCCCGGTCAGCGCGTCGACGTGCTCGCGCAGGGCGGCCGGTGGCACATTGCCGGGGCCGAGGCCACGGTCGAGGTCTCCCGGGAGGTGGCGGCCCAGGTATGGGTGACCCTGCCCCGTCCCCTGGGCCACCTCTAG
- a CDS encoding citrate synthase 2, producing MAAPSDPIPAMPTAIAEADGASGRLRYRGVDVADLVRRVTFGEVWGLLVDGRFGAGLPPAERFPLPIRTGDVRVDVQSALAMLAPVWGFRPLHDIDVATAREQLGRASTMAMSFIAQSGRGTDQPFVPEHEIGQADTVVGRFLTRWRGEANPAHLAALDGYFTVAAEHGLNASTLTARVIASTGADVAACLSGAVGAISGPLHGGAPTRVLRMIQEAEATGDPAGFVRHVLDSGARLMGFGHRVYVGEDPRAAAVRELAVRLQAPLVPVALELERAALDALAERRPDRPLGVNMEYWAAVLLHGAQVPPRLFTALFVCARTAGWSAHILEQKILGQPIRPVAAYAGEGPRDLAAVPGWTDIPPSHRLAG from the coding sequence ATGGCCGCCCCTTCGGATCCCATCCCGGCGATGCCGACCGCCATCGCCGAGGCCGACGGCGCCTCCGGTCGGCTGCGCTACCGCGGCGTGGACGTGGCCGATCTCGTGCGGCGGGTCACGTTCGGCGAGGTCTGGGGGCTGCTCGTCGATGGCCGCTTCGGCGCCGGACTCCCACCCGCCGAGCGATTCCCCCTCCCCATCCGCACCGGTGACGTGCGCGTCGACGTCCAAAGCGCCCTGGCCATGCTCGCCCCGGTGTGGGGCTTTCGCCCGCTGCACGACATCGATGTCGCCACGGCGCGCGAGCAGCTGGGCCGCGCCTCGACGATGGCCATGTCGTTCATCGCCCAATCCGGCCGCGGCACCGACCAACCGTTCGTGCCCGAACACGAGATCGGCCAGGCCGACACCGTGGTCGGCCGGTTCCTGACCCGGTGGCGGGGCGAGGCCAACCCCGCGCACCTCGCGGCGCTGGACGGGTATTTCACGGTCGCCGCCGAGCACGGCCTCAACGCCTCGACCCTGACGGCCCGCGTGATCGCCTCCACCGGCGCCGACGTCGCCGCGTGCTTGTCCGGGGCGGTCGGCGCGATCAGCGGACCCCTCCACGGCGGCGCCCCCACCCGGGTGCTGCGGATGATCCAGGAGGCCGAGGCCACCGGCGACCCGGCCGGCTTCGTCCGGCACGTCCTCGACAGCGGCGCCCGGCTGATGGGGTTCGGCCATCGGGTGTACGTCGGGGAGGACCCGCGCGCCGCCGCCGTGCGCGAGCTGGCCGTTCGCCTCCAGGCACCGCTGGTCCCGGTGGCGCTCGAGCTGGAACGGGCGGCCCTGGACGCCCTCGCCGAGCGCCGGCCGGACCGGCCGCTGGGCGTGAACATGGAGTACTGGGCGGCGGTGCTGTTGCACGGTGCCCAGGTGCCGCCGCGGCTGTTCACGGCGCTTTTCGTGTGTGCCCGCACCGCGGGCTGGTCGGCGCACATCCTCGAGCAGAAGATCCTCGGGCAGCCGATCCGGCCGGTCGCGGCGTACGCCGGTGAGGGGCCCCGTGACCTGGCCGCCGTGCCCGGCTGGACGGACATCCCGCCGAGCCACCGCCTGGCCGGCTGA